The Nitrobacter hamburgensis X14 genome contains the following window.
GTGGAACAGTACACCCCGCGTCGGCGGGTTTGTTCTTGCGGCATGAACCTTCTTGAGCTGACATATCGGTGACGTGTATATTTATTGAGTTCCGTCATGTCGATTGACCAGGCCAGAAGGGCTCTTCTCGCTCTTTCACTCGCCCAAATCGCCACCCAACATCACAAACTCTCCCTTGAAATGGCGACTATCCGAGGGATGAGGGGATGAGGCGCGAACTCGCCGTGAAGGGTTCGGCGCAGGTCCAAAAGACGGCGGCGGTTCGTCGTATAGAAAAACGTCTTGGCTCACGGACCGAACAGAAAATCAATGGGAAACCTGTATTCCCGCAATAGAGGATACGGCCGTCGTGTCGCAGGAATTTTCCGATGAAACCACTTTGCCTGGCCCGCGAAATCCAGTTGAAACATTGGGCTACCGTCCCCGAAAACCAAAAGGGGAAGCGTCATGATGGAAGCCACGACCGCCGCACTGCTGTTCGTCAGCACCGCCGTATTCTTTGCTCACGCATACGACGCCCTCCAAAAGGATTGATGCGGGGTGTGTCAGAGCGCACGTCGCCCGACGACGAACGCAACTTCGTCGCACTCGCTGGGCCTAGAAACCCGAGCGGGTTCGCCACGTGGCGCCGCCCTCTGCCCATATCATCCGAACGGCTAATGGCGGGATTGTCCTATATTTGGCAGAATCGCAGCATTATCGCATTGAACGAATTCGCACGGTCGGCCAACGATTTTGTCCAGGAGCGCCACAAGCCCTGCTTGGGCCTAGCTGAGCAGGTTTTTTCTAGCGAGAGATGTCACATCCAAGTTATAGCGCGCAGCTTGTGGGTTTCATGAGAATTCGCTGATGACCCCGCGAGAAGATATCGATCGTCAGCGTCCTCACCTGCTTCCGTCACGAACAAATGTGGCACTCGCTTTGCTCTGGACAGAACGTTCAGTGAAATCACAACGCAAAGTGCCTTGTTATGACCCAAGCATTGTCTCACCAAGACGCAACATGTCTGTCCCTCGAGCGAAAATGGTACAGTAGGTACCGGGGAATATGCCGCCCGAAGGCGCTAATTCTCTGGCGGAAAATGAGGCCGGGATCGGGGTGGCTCCTGATCGCCGTGATCGTCATCGACAGCCTGCTCGCGGCCGGGGCTTGGTTCGCCGTCGGTTACATCGTCCAATGATAGATCAGAAACGCGGGAACTAAGGCCAAAAATTTGAACAAGGATGTAGGCAGCCTGGTTCAGGACCAGGCACGCGACTACGATGACAATGCCACCCCCGGATCCGAAACCGCGCATACGGAGAACGGCGGCCGAGACGAGAGCAATCAATAATGCGATGGGCGCAAGGATGAAGACTTTAAAACGCAAGCCTGCGGTTGCGCCGATCAACGCGCTGGCAGTCAGCAAAATAAGAGCGATATCCATGCTTGATGCCAACGGCGATTGTTGTCCTCGTCCCAGCAAGAAGGATGGCCGATGGGTGGCACCGGCGACATGGCAATTGCCGGGTAATCCCCAGACAAATCGCCGTATACTTAACTCAGCAAAACAATTTAAAAAACGCTAATTCACTGGTTCACTGGCGCCCCATTTGAGGCGCATACTTTCCCGGTCGCTGCATGGCGGCGTAATTTACACCAAACGGCCTCCGGCAAACCCGGTACGGTTCACGCAGAGTTCTGGCGTCGTTTGCAAGAGCAAGGATTCCAAGGCTCCTTGCGTGTAGTCAGTGAGTGGACGACACGGCGACGACGGGCCGAGAAGACGACCAATCAACAACTGCAAAAAGTGCCATCCGCGAGAACAATCTCACGATTGATGACCGCTGCGCGCGACAATCTCAGCAAAGCAGATACGGTCACCATCGCCGCCATCGAGGCGCGCGTTCCCACACTCGTCGAAGCCCGCATGCTCGTCGAAAGCTTCCAGACCATGGTGCGCAAGAAGCTCGTCGCTGATCTCGATCCATGGATCGCCACCGCCAGCTTGAGCCTGATCGGTTCCTTTGCGAGTGGCATCATCAGGGACAAGGCTGCCGTCCGTGCCGCCATCACCGAACCTTGGTCCAATGGCCAGACAGAAGGGCAGATCACGAAACTAAAGCTCGTAAAGCGCCAGATGTATGGGCGAGCGAAGATCGACCTCCTGCAAGCCCGGCTGATAGGCGCGACCTAGTTGCGGTAAGCCGTCATCGAAGTTGATGGTGTGGAACGGCCCTTCGAAGCGGCACCGAAGGTGCTTATCGTGGTGATGCGAACCGCCACGAAACAAAAGGAACCGTTCCCATGGAGAAGATTATCACGATCGGCTTAGACTTGGCCAAGTCGGTATTTCAGGTCCACGGCATTGCCGACGACGGGAGTATCGTCGTCCGCCGAGCCTTGCGGCGATCGCAGGTGCTGGACTTCTTCCGCGCTATCGACCCGTGCCTTGTCGGGATCGAGGCGTGTGCAAGCTCGCACTACTGGGCGAATGCCATTGGGCAACTCGGGCATACGGTCAGGATGATGCCGCCGACCTACGTGAAGGCCTACGTCAAGCGAAGCAAGACCGACGCTGCTGATGCCGAGGCGATTTGCGAAGCAGTATCGCGGCCCACCATGCGCTTCGTGCCCATCAAGACCCCCGCCGAACAGGCAGCCTGCATGGTGCTGAGGACCCGTGAACTATTCGTCCGTCAGCGGAGCCAGACGGCGAATGCAATGCGTGCTCATATGGCTGAGCTCGGCATCATCGCCGCCGCGGGCATGACCAGTATCGCGAAGCTCATCCTGGTCCTGCGGGACGCAGAGGACACGCGTCTCCCAGTCGCGGCTCGGGCAGCGCTCCTCGAGATGGCCGAGCAAATCGAGATGCTGACGGCACGTATCGAGAAACTCGATACGAAGATCATCGCGACAGTGAAGGCAGATGAGACCGCCTGGCGACTGACCAGCATCCCAGGCGTCGGACCGATCATCGCCGCGACAGTCCGAGCCACAATTCAGGATCCCACGGTATTCAAAACGGGCCGCGATCTTGCTGCCTGGATCGGAATTACTCCGCGAGCTAACTCCAGCGGCGGCAAGGAGCGGCTTGGCCGAATATCAAAACAGGGAAATAAACAGTTGCGCACGCTGCTGATCGTTGGCGCGACATCGATCCTGAAGCAAGCTCGCAGAGGCGTAAAGCTGCCCTCGTGGATCATCTCGCTGATGGCACGGCGACCATATAAGGTCGTAGCCGTCGCGCTGGCCAACAAGATCGCCCGCACGATTTGGGCGCTTCTCGTCAAAGGCGGCACGTACCAAGCACCCGCGATCATGACGAGGGCATAGAACAAAAGGAATTCCGGCGTCTCGCGCTGGGATCAAGCGGCAAGGTGCCAAAGCATGATGAACCTGAGGGACGATACCTCGATGCCGACCAGACCGTCTGACGCACTGCGCCTTCGAGCGCGTGAATTTGATTAGGCGATCGGTATCGCGGATCTCATCGTGGCCAGCGGTTAAGGACCGCGCCAATTAGGCCGGACATATGACTGCACCGTCCGACGGCGATTTATGCGACGAATACCTTGCTAACCGGGCCGTTCCACATATGATCACCGACGTCCTACAGTTCCGCCCCCACCCATGCGCGACCATCAGATTGAACTGCCATTCCTCGTAAGGGACGAAGGGGCGATATTGCACGCTTGGTGTATTGACAGCGGACATCAGAGCGGTGTTCCGAGGTCACCTTCCTGATGATGTCCTGACCTGCGAGTCTAATGGTTCAGATAACCGTTAGGCTTAGAATGGACACAGTGGATGATGCTATCACTAAGCCGGTTCATCGGCTTGAGGTGTTCACCGGTGCAGGCCGCCGGCGCACGTGGAGCGACGAGGACAAGGCACGGATCGTCGCTGAGATCGTAGGGAGCGGCGAGTCTGTTTCTGCCGTAGCTCGACGGCACGGGCTTTCGCCGCAGCAATTATTTGGCTGGCGGCGGGAATTGCAAGGATCCCAGACTGCGCATTCGCATGCTGAAGAGCTGCGGTTCGTTCCGGCAGCCCTGGACGTGGCACCGTCTTCTCCGCCTGTCCGTTGTCAACGCAAGGTACCGCGGCACCAGTTTGAGCTTGGTGTGGGAATGATCGAGGTCGAGATCGACGGCGTCACGGTTCGGGTTGGCCGCGGTGCGGATGCAAAGACCGTGACAGCAGTGCTGCGGGCGTTGAAAGCCACAGCATGATCGGCCCGACCGGTGCGGTCCGCGTGATGGTAGCGATCAAACCTGCCGACTTCCGCAAGGGTGCCGAGGGATTGGCGGCATTGGTGCGCGAGACGATGGCGGCGGATCCCTTCTCCGGAGCGGTCTACGTGTTCCGGGCTAAACGCGCCGACCGGATCAAGCTGGTGTTCTGGGATGGCACTGGTCTTTGTCTGTTCGCCAAGCGGCTGGAGGATGGCGTCTTCCGGTGAGCTCGAAGAATGAAGGGCGGCTCGACGGGTGCCAACCGCTTGCGGGGTAGGTGTAGAGACTTTGAAATTTCAGCTGCTGAAGAGAGCCAGGTCTTCTAGACTCATCAGATTTTCCATTTCTCCATCTAAGAGCCTGTTTGGAAAATCAGGGATGAGCGTTTCCGCGGATGAGGACACCGGCCATGGCGACATGGATCATGGCGGTTGAGACATCGATGCGACGTTCGTAATCACGCACGAGCCTGCGCCAGCGGATCATCCAGCCGAAAGTTCGTTCGACCACCCAGCGGCGCGGCAGGACTTCGAAGCCCTTCTGCCCGTCGCGGCGTCGGATGATTTCGAGTACGAACTGCAGATAGACGGCTTTGTCCATCAGTTTCAGTCGGTCGTAGGCGGCGTCGGCGAACAGATGTTTCACCCACGGTCAGCGTTTGCGGATCGCATCGAGGATCGCTTGCGCGCCTGCGCTGTCGGAGATGTCGGCGCTCGTCAGATTGATCATCAGCAATCGCCCGTCCGTGTCGACCGCGATGTGGCGCTTTCGACCGACGATTTTCTTGCCGGCGTCATAGCCGCGCGTCTCGCTATGCGGGGCTTTGATCGACTGGCTGTCGATCACCGCAGCTGACGGGCTTGCTTCGTGCCCCTGCCGTTCCCGATCGAGCATCAGTTCGACGTCATGGATCGTCTGGAACAGGAAGCGCCGCGCCAACTCGCGGAACCAGCCATAAACCGTCCGCCAGTGACCGAAATGCACTGGCAGCATCCGCCAGCCGCAGCCCGAGCGCACGAGATAGCGCACCGCGTTGATCACTTCGCGAAATTCGACTTCACGGGGCCGGCCTCGGCGTCCGGGTTTCGGCATCAGCGGCGCGATCCGTTCCCATTCCTCGTCCGTCAGGTCAGATGGGTAGCGCTTGGTCTTTCGGGCGATCCTGGCCATCCGGCTTCGCTGCTTGCGTGTCCACATCCCAAGTGTGAATCATATTCGCTGCGATACCGGAATCCCCGCCTAGCCCAATTTTCAAACAGGCTCTTAGAAGTCCTGCATCGGAATTGAGTGCAAATAGATGAAACGGCAACGGAATTGACCACTGCGTTGCGCGCTAAATCTTACCGACTGGGTTCTTGTTAGCGAGGCCATAGAAGTAACGAATGGATGATGCCTTCGGAAAAGACCATTTCGGTTTGAGTTGGTTCGTCGCCCGCTCTTCGGCGCCAATTTCCGCGCGATAGCTCCGAAAGTCGAGCAGCATCATCGGGAGGAACGCGGTGCGTAAAGCAGGCACGCGACTTTGAAATCGGCGACGCCATTGTTGGAGCTTTGGAATCAGGCGATGACGCATCTCGGCCGGTACGTCCACCCCGAGCCATGCGTGAAGCGCGACGAGCTGCGTTTCCAGCGCATTTCTCGCGAGCCGGCTTGGAGCGAGAGACGCCAGGCGCTGCCAGTCTATGCCGCCGGGCGAAGTGGCAAGATCACGCAGATCGAGCAAGTGCCGGAGATCAACGTGCCCGGTCCAGTAGTCGGAATCCTGGAATTGATCATGCATGATGAGCATCAGCGCCTGAAAAGTCGGATCGGGGATGTAAGCTGAGATCTTGTCGTTTACGTTCAAATGGCAATGTCGTTTTAAATCACCCGAGGTACGATAGAAAAACGCATGACCCGGGGGACTTTGCTGGAGATCGACCATGCCGACGTCTTCCGGTCGATGTAAATCCGCATGCCATCGCGCGGCGCCGTGCGGCATGAGATGATGGATGCGATATCCTAGACCAGAAAGGCACTTCAAAGCCCGGAGAGTCTCATCGGGAGAAACGAGGATGTCCAGGTCCGAGATGATCCGCCGTCGAAACGCGTCTCCGCGCTCTGCCAGCAACGCACTTCCCTTCATAAGAACAGGAACGATCCCTTGAGCGTTAAGCGCGGCAATCGCTTCGTTCAACTGAAACGAGAGACGCTCGTTTCGCGCGAGATTGCGCTGAAAAATTTCCTTCAAGTAGGCGTCTACGTCGCGCGGGATGGTGTCCGGACACTGCTCGGCACAAGCGACCAGGGCCGGTGTCGTAAGGGTTCGGTTCGCCAGTTCGATGATGGACATCCACTCGAGCCCGGCCGGTATCTCGCCGCGGAAGCAACGGCATAAATCTAGAAGCGGGTCGTTGCGTTTGATCATGGAAGCGGCGACCGATGAAAAAGACCCCCAATCGCCTCGCTCGCCTGGTCCAGGTTCGCATAGGTCAGTTCAAACAGCTCGGCATTCTCGATCATTTGCTTGAGCGCGTTGCATTTCGCAAGGTCTAGCTTTCCTTCGACAGCATGAGAAGCGTCCATCAGCCGTCGCAGGGCCTCAACGCGATCGATGAGATTTAGCGAAGCGGCTCCTACCTTACGCCGGATGAAGATGATCCAGCCAACGGCGTGAGGCGGATTTCGGGCCAGATTTTCAGGTTTCAAGTAACGCACGCGCTTGCCGTCCGGCCGGCGGCAGACCGCGTATCTTTTTAAATCGGGACGCAGTGTTTCCGCTATGTCCCAGGCGCCCGGCTTTATGGCTGGAGCGAAGGGCACACCTGCCGCACGTCCATCCGGTCCGATCATTGCGATGTCGTCGCCGCCGAAAGCAAACCCATCGGCCACCAACCGCAAAGCAAGCGTGGTTTTACCGGCGCCGGGCCTTCCGCTGATCAAAACGCTTTTCTGGTCTCGCACCAGGCAGGCTGCATGAAAGACGACATGGGGGCCGCTCTCGGCCAGAATCCGTTCTGTGATGTGGGCTTTGATCACAGGCGCCAATTCCAATGAGTTGCAACTGGCAATGCGGCGGTCGTTATGGAAGACGTGCACAAGTCCGTCGCTTTCCTTCACGACAAGAACATGACCGCGCGCGGCGTTGCAGTCGGCGAAATGCGCGAACGGAGTGAGAAGAGCGACGATGCGCTCGCTCTCGCAGCATATCGTGACACTTAAATTCGCTCCATTTATAAGGAGCGTCTGATCAGTGGTCGTCTTGTCATTATCGGCGAAATAGGCTGGGTCGACGTTCAGTAGGCCGAGTTTCAGCCAGTGTCCGATGGCCTCGTGCACGTGCCGCGTCGCCAAATCCAAGTCCATGCCATTTGCCGCGAGACGTCCGCAGATCGCGTCAGGGTCGTCATGCTCTTCCAATCGACACCAAATGAAGGCGGCTGAGGGATTGAGCGCGTAGATCTTTTGGTGCGCTTCGCAAAACACGACAGTTTGACTGTCCAGCAGAAAAAAGGACGTGTCTTCGCGCAGGCGAAAAAAGCGATTACGTCCTGATATGTTTTGGGGTGTTTGCTGGCTTTTCAAGCAATTTCGACCATGCATAGCAATTTCTCGGGTCAATTTGCTCCGGCGTTAAAACCAATTAGAGCACATAAATCCACCCTTAGGGAGAGAAGAGCTTATTTAAAAAATAAATGAACCTTGACAGAACTTTATATAAGTAATTATGTTTAATGGCTGCGGCGTCTGGATTTAAATGAGGCACAAAATGAGTCTCGAGACCAATTTGAAGCATCAGCCCGAAGCCTATGAAGACCGCCGGAAATTCCTCGCGACTTGCGGAAAGTTCGCAATCGTTACACCGCCGGCCATCACGTTGTTGTTATCCACCTCGCTCCACTCTCAGGCCATCGCGATGTCTGGTGGGAAGGGCAGGTACAATGACCACGGCAACAATGGTTACGGAAACGGCGGCGGCGACAACAGCCCGAACGGAAAGGAAGACGACGACCGCTGATTGTTGGGCACTCTTAACGACTTAAGGTCGTCCCCACCATCTAGTGGATGGAATCTAACACTTGGTACCTGCGTCTGACGGCTCGGATAATTTGGTTGGGATCAGCGGTCCATGTGAAGGGTTTTGGTCGTCGCTTCGTCAGCTTGGCGAAGAAGGCGTTGAGCCATGATGCCGAGGTTGGGGTGAAGTGGAAGGTCCAGCGGGGATGCCGTGCCAGCCATTGGCGCACCTTTGGATGTTTGTGGGTAGCGTAGTTGTCGACGATGGCGTGGATCGACTTTTGGACCGGTACCTGCGCCTCAATGGCATTGAGGAAGCGGATGAACTCCTGGTTCCGGTGGCGAGCATGTTGCGGCCGATAACGGTACCGTCGAGGACGTTGAGAGCAGCGAACAGCGTGGTCGTACCGTGGCGTTTGTAGTCGAGGATCATCGTTCCGGCACGGCCAGGCTTGATCGGCAGACCGGGCTGGGTGCGGTCGAGCGCCTGGATTTGGCTCTTCTCATCGACCGAGAGGACGATGGCATGGGCTGGTGGCGGACGAATGCTTCGCATTCGCCTAGAGATCGACATAGATCCGACAATATCGCGCAGCTTGTCGACAAATTGCGGGTCGGTAGAGAGCTTGAACTGTTTCACCCTGTGCGGCTGCAGGCCGTGCGCACGCCAGATGCGTTGGACGGAACTCGCGCTGATATCGACGACCTGCGCCATCATGGCGTAGGTCCAGTGGGTTGCCTCTGCTGGCGGCTCGGTCTGGGTGAGCGCCACGACGCGTTCGGTGATCTTCGATCCCAGCGGACGGATGCGCGAGGGGCGTGTCTTATCGTGCAGGAGGCCGTCGTAACCCGCCTGCATGAAGCGTTCCTGCCAGCGCCACACACAGATCTTCGATGTGCCGGTCCGGCGCATGATCTCATTGGTACCAAAACCGTCCGCGCTCAACAGGACGATCTCAGCTCGCCAGACATGCTTGTGTGGGGCGTTGCGATCCCGCGCAAGAGCCTTCAGACGGCGGCGATCAGCGGGCTTGGGAGCGATGGAAACTCCGGTTCGCATGCGCCAGATTCGCATGCATCTAGTCAGACGGGAATCTCCTCCGGGATTCAAGTGTCAGACGCAATCCACTAGGGTTGACGTCGCTCAGCGGCTACAACCTTCACCGGGGCGCCGACCACGGCGGCCCTGTCGGCCGGATGAATGCTGTCAGCATTGGCGCGGCGGGCGGGGCGGTGACACGCGACGGCGCATCGCCGTCGCCGCTGCAGGCCAACGACCCGTCGAGTTTCGTGCCTACGACCGGTGGCGCAAGGGACTGTCAGGAATTTCGTGTGCGGGCGAGCGGTTGAACATTACGCCGCCATGGCTTTGATGAAGCGCTCGCCGAAGATGACGGCGAACTGGGCCTTGGCCATGGTCCACTCACGAGGCGGCATTTTCCACTCTTTCTCCGATCGGTTCAAGATCAGATAGAGCAGCTTGGTTGCCGCGTCGTCGCTGGGGAAGTGGCCTCTGGCCCTGACAGCCCGCCGGAGTTTCGAGTTCAGCGCTTCTATTGAGTTTGTTGTGTAGACGATCCGACGCACCTCGTCAGGGAAGGCAAAGAACGGGATGACCTCGCCCCAGGCGCGCCGCCAGCTCTGGCCGATGGCGGGGTAGCGCTGGCCCCAGGGGCCGGCCTCGAACGCCGCCAGCGCCTTTTCGGCAGCATCGGCATCGACGGCGCGGTAGATGTCCTTGAGCGCTGTCGCCAGCCCCTTGCGGTCTTTCCAGGACACGAAGTCCATGGAGTTGCGCAGCAGGTGGACGATGCACGTCTGGACGACCGCCTCCGGGAACACAGCGGTGATCGCATCGGGGAAGCCCTTCAGGCCATCAACGACGGCCAGCAGGATATCATCGACGCCGCGGTTCTTGAGCTCGTTCATCACCCGCAGCCAGAATTTGGCGCCTTCGTTCTGCTCGAGCCACAGGCCGAGCACCTCCTTGGCGCCGTCGGCGCGGACCCCCAGCGCGATGTGGATGGCCTTGTTGCGGACCATCCCTTCGTCGCGGATCTTGACCCGGATCGCATCGAAGAAGATCAGCGGATAAACCGGATCGAGTGGTCTTTGCTGCCAGGTGGCGACTTCGTCGAGAACGGCGTCCGTCACCGTTGAGATCAGGTCCGGCGACACCTCGATACCGTACAGATCGCGCAGGTGCCCGGTGATCTCCCGGGTGCTCATGCCGCGCGCATACATGGACACGATCTTGTCGTCGAAGCCGGGAAAACGGCGCTGATACTTGGCAATCAACTGCGGATCGAAACTCGACTGGCGATCGCGCGGTATGTCGATCTCCAGCTTGCCGGTCTCCGTCGTCACGGTCTTGCGGCCGTAGCCGTTACGCGTATTGCCAGCGTCTTCGCCGCTCGCCAGATGATGGTCCATCTCCGCGTTTAGCGCGCGCTCGGTCAGAGCCTTCTTGAGCGAATCCAGCAGGCCGCCCTGTTCGAAGGCTGCACTGGCTGCGCCTCCCGCCAGAAGCTGGTCGAGAAGATCATTTGGTATCGCAGGGTCTTTGCGTCGGGCCATAGTGGGAATCCTTTTTACCCATTATGCACGCCCGCACACGAAATTCCTGACAGTGTCGTGGCGCAACCGCGGCCGCCTTCGAGACAGCGTCGCTGCTCTCTGTCGGGGCCGGCAGCGGACCGGAGACGACCCCGCCCGCAACGAAATCCATGACCGTCACGACCGACAGGTTGGACTACGTGCCGGGCAGCACGGCGACCTTCATCGCGGCCGGCGTCAATTCCGGACGTTCGATCAGATTCCAAATCGTCGACTTGGCCAGCGCCCCCGGCATCAACGGCATCGCCGATGTCTATGCGCCATTCAAAGTCACGGACGGCGGCACGGGCGATGCCGACCGCCCGGCCAACGGCACCGTCGTCGCTAAATGGCAAGTCCCCGCCGATGGCAGCGCCACCGGCGCCAAGTTGCAGCTCACAGCTACTTCCGGCAGCCGGACCGCGATCACGACGTTCAGCGACGCGCCCAACAAAAT
Protein-coding sequences here:
- a CDS encoding IS256-like element ISNha9 family transposase, with protein sequence MARRKDPAIPNDLLDQLLAGGAASAAFEQGGLLDSLKKALTERALNAEMDHHLASGEDAGNTRNGYGRKTVTTETGKLEIDIPRDRQSSFDPQLIAKYQRRFPGFDDKIVSMYARGMSTREITGHLRDLYGIEVSPDLISTVTDAVLDEVATWQQRPLDPVYPLIFFDAIRVKIRDEGMVRNKAIHIALGVRADGAKEVLGLWLEQNEGAKFWLRVMNELKNRGVDDILLAVVDGLKGFPDAITAVFPEAVVQTCIVHLLRNSMDFVSWKDRKGLATALKDIYRAVDADAAEKALAAFEAGPWGQRYPAIGQSWRRAWGEVIPFFAFPDEVRRIVYTTNSIEALNSKLRRAVRARGHFPSDDAATKLLYLILNRSEKEWKMPPREWTMAKAQFAVIFGERFIKAMAA
- a CDS encoding IS110 family transposase, with the protein product MEKIITIGLDLAKSVFQVHGIADDGSIVVRRALRRSQVLDFFRAIDPCLVGIEACASSHYWANAIGQLGHTVRMMPPTYVKAYVKRSKTDAADAEAICEAVSRPTMRFVPIKTPAEQAACMVLRTRELFVRQRSQTANAMRAHMAELGIIAAAGMTSIAKLILVLRDAEDTRLPVAARAALLEMAEQIEMLTARIEKLDTKIIATVKADETAWRLTSIPGVGPIIAATVRATIQDPTVFKTGRDLAAWIGITPRANSSGGKERLGRISKQGNKQLRTLLIVGATSILKQARRGVKLPSWIISLMARRPYKVVAVALANKIARTIWALLVKGGTYQAPAIMTRA
- the tnpA gene encoding IS66-like element accessory protein TnpA, with the protein product MDTVDDAITKPVHRLEVFTGAGRRRTWSDEDKARIVAEIVGSGESVSAVARRHGLSPQQLFGWRRELQGSQTAHSHAEELRFVPAALDVAPSSPPVRCQRKVPRHQFELGVGMIEVEIDGVTVRVGRGADAKTVTAVLRALKATA
- a CDS encoding nucleotidyltransferase family protein, producing MSIIELANRTLTTPALVACAEQCPDTIPRDVDAYLKEIFQRNLARNERLSFQLNEAIAALNAQGIVPVLMKGSALLAERGDAFRRRIISDLDILVSPDETLRALKCLSGLGYRIHHLMPHGAARWHADLHRPEDVGMVDLQQSPPGHAFFYRTSGDLKRHCHLNVNDKISAYIPDPTFQALMLIMHDQFQDSDYWTGHVDLRHLLDLRDLATSPGGIDWQRLASLAPSRLARNALETQLVALHAWLGVDVPAEMRHRLIPKLQQWRRRFQSRVPALRTAFLPMMLLDFRSYRAEIGAEERATNQLKPKWSFPKASSIRYFYGLANKNPVGKI
- the tnpB gene encoding IS66 family insertion sequence element accessory protein TnpB (TnpB, as the term is used for proteins encoded by IS66 family insertion elements, is considered an accessory protein, since TnpC, encoded by a neighboring gene, is a DDE family transposase.), whose translation is MIGPTGAVRVMVAIKPADFRKGAEGLAALVRETMAADPFSGAVYVFRAKRADRIKLVFWDGTGLCLFAKRLEDGVFR
- a CDS encoding PqqD family peptide modification chaperone; translation: MKSQQTPQNISGRNRFFRLREDTSFFLLDSQTVVFCEAHQKIYALNPSAAFIWCRLEEHDDPDAICGRLAANGMDLDLATRHVHEAIGHWLKLGLLNVDPAYFADNDKTTTDQTLLINGANLSVTICCESERIVALLTPFAHFADCNAARGHVLVVKESDGLVHVFHNDRRIASCNSLELAPVIKAHITERILAESGPHVVFHAACLVRDQKSVLISGRPGAGKTTLALRLVADGFAFGGDDIAMIGPDGRAAGVPFAPAIKPGAWDIAETLRPDLKRYAVCRRPDGKRVRYLKPENLARNPPHAVGWIIFIRRKVGAASLNLIDRVEALRRLMDASHAVEGKLDLAKCNALKQMIENAELFELTYANLDQASEAIGGLFHRSPLP